The DNA region GTCATCACGCTCGTTTTCGTCGTCTGGCACGTGTGGGAAACGCGGATTCAGGTCGCGCTGAAGGATCTGACTCCCGAAGAAGTTGCACAATTGATGGCGAACCTGATGCAGAATGATGTGACGCTCATCCTGTACATCCTCGGCGTGATCATGGCCGTGTTCCATTTCAGCAACGGCATGTGGGCATTCCTGGTCAGCTGGGGCATCACCGTCGGACCGCGTGCGCAAAACGTGTCCACCTGGGTGTGGGGCGTTGTGTTTGTGGTCGTTTCGTACATGGGTGTCAGCGCACTTCTTGCGTTCGCACAACCGGATTTCATGCAACATCTGGCACAGCACTAGAAGGGAGCACATGATCCATGAATGAAAGACTGATCGTTGTCGGCGGTGGTCTGGCAGGTTTGATGGCCACCTTGAAGGCTGCCGAAGCAGGCGCCAATGTCATGCTGTTCTCGCTTGTCCCGGTGAAGCGTTCACACTCCGTGTGTGCACAGGGCGGTATCAACGGTGCCGTGAACACCAAGGGTGAAGGCGACTCTCCGTGGGAACATTTCGATGACACGGTGTACGGCGGTGACTTCCTCGCCAACCAGCCGCCGGTCAAGGCCATGTGTGAAGCGGCCCCGGGCATCATTTATCTGATGGACCGGATGGGCGTTCCGTTCAACCGGACTCCCGAGGGTCTGATCGACTTCCGCCGGTTCGGAGGCACCAAGCATCACCGGACGGCTTACGCGGGTGCAACCACCGGCCAGCAGTTGCTCTATGCATTGGATGAACAGGTCCGCCG from Staphylospora marina includes:
- a CDS encoding succinate dehydrogenase cytochrome b558 subunit, translating into MSKQREFLNRRLHSLLGVIPVGFFLVEHLFTNYYATKGAGAFIKQVEWLWGIPFLLVLEIFFIFLPLLYHGVYGLYVALQAKNNVGNFGTFRNWMFFLQRVTGVITLVFVVWHVWETRIQVALKDLTPEEVAQLMANLMQNDVTLILYILGVIMAVFHFSNGMWAFLVSWGITVGPRAQNVSTWVWGVVFVVVSYMGVSALLAFAQPDFMQHLAQH